In the Pseudoliparis swirei isolate HS2019 ecotype Mariana Trench chromosome 21, NWPU_hadal_v1, whole genome shotgun sequence genome, one interval contains:
- the gc2 gene encoding retinal guanylyl cyclase 2: MKEQREGSDEDLTVCLTWEAAPPPGSCEMPPHRRAFISLPQTWRPPPPLPHPPLPPFPALPPPSLRLLLVLLVLLPLPARATSWFRVGVVGPWGCDPLFAKALPGVAAQLAVDRVNKDPSLSRGTFFDYVVLQEPCETSRALEKFISFHAKASGYIGPANPGYGDAASMLSRGWNKALFPWGSVGPELDDVQSHPTFARSAPRPSGVLLSLIRYFRWANVAVISSEEDVWVETATKVADSLRSHGLPVRLLGFTENTPRAIRRTLTQLRQMKEIRLVVLCMHSVLLGGVAQRHVLEAAYDLRLADGSVVFLPYDALLYSLPRGNVSHAALRGNGKLRRAYDAVLTVTVDSPGTTFYEALGEAVKRGEVVPTLEPQQVSPFFGTIYSSVLFVAHALNQVRDSGEWISGGNLARHTSNLDFQGFSYPVRTDGSGEALLDYVILDTDGLSWELRPTYRIDMGAGSVHFLGREIHFPRGSGPRRDSNCWFTPGVLCSGGVDLVPTLNEFIGATAASVLAVAFICCMRRRLNHLCQVKGPNRILLTLDDVTFINPSLSNKKLSVEDGTRSQSEATSPVSVQSPATYENSNVVIFKGDWAWLKRLPDGSFSSLNPKTSHVFELMKDLRHENVNLFLGFFHDCGVFAIVTEFCSRGSLEDLLLNDEVKLDWMFKSSLLLDLIKGMKYLHHRGVTHTRLKSRNCVVDGRFVLKVTDFGYNEVLEAQRFPRVEQPAEELLWTAPELLRSSPPELRGSLSGDVFSFSIIMQEVVVRGPPYCMMDMSATEIVEKLRRPPPLLRPAVSSDFAPPECIQLMKRCWTEPPDQRLSFEEIFDQFKNINKGKKTNIIDSMLRMLEQYSSNLEDLIRERTEELEVEKQKTEKLLTQMLPPSVAEALKVGSTVEPEHFDSVSLYFSDIVGFTTISAHSEPIEVVDLLNDLYTIFDAIIGNHDVYKVETIGDAYMVASGVPVPNGNRHAAEIANMALDILSAVGTFKMRHMPDVPVRIRIGLHTGPCVAGVVGLTMPRYCLFGDTVTTASRMEASGLPYRIHIHQSTVKILQDLKLGYKVELRGKMEVKGKGVEETYWLTGKVGFNKPLPVPPEVKTAKMAHSLQMAEIAQYKKQRADQQQREVSKKKH; encoded by the exons ATGAAGGAACAACGAGAGGGAAGTGATGAAGATTTGACCGTCTGTCTCACATG GGaagcagcacctcctcctggtTCATGTGAGATGCCTCCACATCGACGGGCCTTCATCTCCTTACCTCAAACatggaggcctcctcctcctcttcctcatcctcctcttcctcctttccccGCTCTGCCGCCTCCGTCCCTGcggctcctcctggtcctcctggtgctCCTGCCCCTCCCGGCCCGGGCCACCTCCTGGTTCCGGGTCGGGGTGGTGGGCCCGTGGGGGTGCGACCCCCTCTTCGCCAAGGCCCTCCCCGGCGTGGCGGCGCAGCTCGCAGTCGACCGCGTCAACAAGGATCCCTCGCTGTCCCGCGGCACCTTCTTCGACTACGTCGTGCTGCAG GAGCCGTGCGAGACGTCGAGGGCGCTGGAGAAGTTCATCAGCTTCCACGCCAAGGCGTCCGGCTACATCGGACCGGCCAACCCCGGCTACGGCGACGCGGCGTCGATGCTGAGCAGAGGCTGGAACAAG gCCTTGTTCCCGTGGGGGTCCGTCGGCCCCGAGCTGGACGACGTCCAGAGCCACCCGACCTTCGCCCGCTCGGCGCCGAGGCCCAGCGGCGTGCTGCTGAGCCTCATCCGGTACTTCAGGTGGGCCAACGTGGCCGTCAtctcctcggaggaggacgtCTGGGTGGAGACGGCCACTAAG GTAGCCGACTCCTTGAGGAGTCACGGCCTGCCGGTCCGACTGCTCGGCTTCACGGAGAACACGCCTCGCGCCATCAGACGAACTCTGACGCAGCTGCGACAGATGAAAGAAATACGAC TCGTGGTCCTCTGCATGCACTCGGTGCTCCTGGGCGGCGTGGCCCAGCGCCATGTCTTGGAGGCGGCGTACGACCTGCGCCTGGCGGACGGCTCGGTGGTGTTCCTGCCGTACGACGCGCTGCTGTACAGCCTGCCGCGCGGCAACGTGAGCCACGCCGCCCTGCGCGGCAACGGGAAGCTGCGGCGGGCGTACGACGCCGTGCTCACCGTCACCGTCGACTCGCCGGGGACGACCTTCTACGAGGCCCTCGGGGAGGCGGTGAAGAGGGGGGAGGTGGTCCCCACGCTAGAGccacaacag gtCTCTCCGTTCTTCGGTACCATCTACAGCTCCGTCCTCTTCGTGGCTCACGCTCTGAACCAGGTGCGTGACTCCGGGGAGTGGATCTCTGGAGGGAACCTGGCGCGGCACACCAGCAACCTGGACTTccag GGCTTCAGCTACCCGGTCAGAACCGACGGGTCCGGAGAGGCGCTGCTGGATTACGTCATCCTGGACACGGACGGCCTCTCCTGGGAGCTGAGGCCCACCTACAG GATCGACATGGGGGCGGGGTCAGTGCACTTCCTGGGCCGAGAGATCCACTTCCCCCGAGGCTCTGGACCCCGGAGGGACTCGAACTGCTGGTTTACACCTGGAGTCCTCTGCTCAGGGg GTGTGGATCTGGTCCCGACGCTCAACGAGTTCATCGGGGCGACGGCCGCCTCGGTTCTCGCCGTGGCGTTTATTTGCTGCATGAG GCGACGCCTCAACCACCTCTGCCAGGTGAAGGGACCCAACCGGATCCTGCTGACTCTGGACGACGTCACCTTCATCAACCCGTCGCTTAGCAACAAG AAGCTGAGTGTGGAGGACGGCACcaggagccaatcagaggccacgTCGCCGGTCTCCGTCCAATCACCGGCCACCTACGAGAACTCCAACGTCGTCATCTTCAAG GGTGACTGGGCGTGGCTTAAGAGACTTCCCGACGGCTCGTTCAGCAGCCTCAACCCCAAAACCAGCCACGTGTTTGAACTG ATGAAGGACCTGCGCCACGAGAACGTGAACCTCTTCCTCGGCTTCTTCCACGACTGCGGCGTCTTCGCCATCGTGACGGAGTTCTGCTCCCGAGGGAGTCTGGAGGACCTGCTGCTGAACGACGAGGTCAAGCTGGACTGGATGTTCAAGTCCTCGCTGCTGCTGGACTTGATCAAG GGCATGAAGTACCTGCACCACCGCGGCGTCACGCACACTCGCCTCAAGTCACGCAACTGCGTGGTGGACGGCCGCTTCGTCCTGAAGGTCACCGACTTCGGCTACAACGAGGTGCTGGAGGCCCAGAGGTTCCCCCGGGTGGAGCAGCCCGCAGAGG AGCTGCTGTGGACCGCCCCGGAGCTCCTGAGGAGTTCTCCGCCCGAGCTCCGCGGCTCTCTGTCCGGAGACGTGTTCAGCTTCTCCATCATCAtgcaggaggtggtggtgaGAGGACCTCCGTACTGCATGATGGACATGTCCGCCACAG AGATCGTGGAGAAGCTGCGCCGGCCTCCCCCGCTGCTCCGCCCCGCGGTGAGCTCTGACTTCGCTCCACCCGAATGCATCCAGCTGATGAAGAGGTGCTGGACGGAGCCGCCGGACCAGAGGCTGAGCTTCGAGGAGATCTTTGACCAG TTCAAGAACATCAACAAGGGGAAGAAGACCAACATCATCGACTCCATGCTGCGGATGCTGGAGCAGTACTCGTCCAACCTGGAGGATCTGATCCGGGAGCGCacggaggagctggaggtggagaagcAGAAGACGGAGAAGCTGCTGACTCAGATGCTTCCTCC CTCCGTGGCCGAGGCTCTGAaggtgggcagcacggtggaACCGGAGCACTTTGACAGCGTGTCGCTCTACTTCAGCGACATCGTGGGCTTCACCACCATCTCGGCCCACAGCGAGCCCATCGAGGTGGTCGACCTCCTCAACGACCTCTACACCATCTTCGACGCCATCATCGGGAACCACGACGTCTACAAG GTGGAGACCATCGGCGACGCCTACATGGTGGCGTCGGGCGTCCCCGTTCCCAACGGCAACCGCCACGCTGCAGAGATAGCCAACATGGCGCTGGACATCCTGAGCGCCGTGGGAACCTTCAAGATGAGACACATGCCCGACGTCCCCGTCAGGATCCGTATCGGACTGCACACAG GGCCCTGCGTGGCGGGCGTGGTGGGCCTCACGATGCCCCGGTACTGCCTCTTCGGGGACACGGTGACCACGGCCTCCCGGATGGAGGCCAGCGGGCTGC CCTACAGGATCCACATCCACCAGAGCACGGTGAAGATCCTGCAGGACCTAAAGCTCGGCTACAAGGTGGAGCTGAGAGGGAAGATGGAGGTCAAG GGGAAAGGAGTAGAGGAGACCTACTGGCTCACAGGGAAAGTCGGATTCAAcaaaccacttcctgttcctccggAGGTGAAAACCGC
- the rasl11a gene encoding ras-like protein family member 11A-like, producing the protein MRLSGDPAPATMSTGSGNFLLVPIPEYPPLDCVPHKTVKIVVLGASNVGKTALIVRFLTKRFIGDYEANTGALYSRKVTLDGEEVSLQIQDTPCVALQDEADGLYCQEQINRSIYWADGYVMVFSITDHSSYRTVQPLYQHVRRIHPSGNIPVILVGNKSDLLRARQVETDEGEALAASLGGVYFEASARENHEGVHTTFLHLCQEVVRALGGANGEKRRGGLHLARPKSPNMQELKRRFRQVLSSKGKSSTAL; encoded by the exons ATGCGGCTGTCTGGAGACCCTGCACCGGCCACCATGAGCACCGGGTCCGGTAACTTCCTGCTGGTCCCCATACCGGAGTACCCTCCGCTGGACTGCGTGCCCCACAAGACCGTGAAGATCGTGGTGCTCGGGGCCAGCAACGTCGGCAAAACCG CTCTGATCGTCAGGTTCCTGACCAAGAGGTTCATCGGGGACTACGAGGCCAACACAG GAGCGCTCTACTCCAGAAAGGTCACGCTGGACGGAGAGGAAGTGTCGCTTCAGATCCAGGACACTCCCTGTGTCGCCCTccag GACGAGGCTGACGGCCTGTACTGCCAGGAGCAGATCAACAG GTCCATCTACTGGGCCGACGGCTACGTGATGGTGTTCTCCATCACCGACCACAGCAGTTACCGCACCGTGCAGCCGCTGTACCAACACGTCCGCCGCATCCACCCGTCAGGGAACATCCCCGTCATCCTG GTCGGGAACAAGAGCGACTTGCTGAGAGCCCGACAGGTGGAGACGGACGAGGGGGAGGCGCTGGCGGCTTCGCTGG GAGGCGTGTACTTCGAGGCCTCGGCCCGAGAGAACCACGAGGGAGTCCACACCACCTTCCTCCACCTGTGTCAGGAG GTGGTCCGGGCTCTGGGAGGAGCCAACGGGGAGAAGAGGCGGGGGGGGCTCCACCTGGCCCGGCCCAAATCCCCCAACATGCAGGAGCTGAAGAGGAGGTTCAGACAGGTGCTCTCCTCCAAGGGGAAGTCGTCCACGGCGCTCTGA
- the usp12b gene encoding ubiquitin carboxyl-terminal hydrolase 12 isoform X1, whose amino-acid sequence MEILMTVRKIASICTMGANASALEKEIGPEQFPVNEHYFGLVNFGNTCYCNSVLQALYFCRPFREKVLAYKVQPRRKESLLTCLSDLFNSIATQKKKVGVIPPKKFISRLRKENELFDNYMQQDAHEFLNYLLNTIADLLQEAKSQERQQNGKLVQNGGGGTGGGGSEGGGEGEGGKETQQTWVHEIFQGTLTNETRCLNCEAVSSKDEDFLDLSVDVEQNTSITHCLRGFSNTETLCSEYKYYCEQCRSKQEAQKRMRVKKLPMILALHLKRFKYMDQLHRYTKLSYRVVFPLELRLFNTSGDATNPDRMYDLVAVVVHCGSGPNRGHYITIVKSHGFWLLFDDDIVEKIDAQAIEEFYGLTSDISKNSESGYILFYQSRD is encoded by the exons ATGGAAATACTGATGACAGTCCGAAAGATCGCCTCGATTTGTACGATG ggCGCCAATGCCTCCGCCTTGGAAAAGGAGATCGGACCGGAACAGTTTCCCGTGAACGAGCACTACTTCGGATTGGTCaac TTCGGCAACACCTGCTACTGCAACTCGGTGCTGCAGGCGCTGTACTTCTGCCGGCCGTTCAGGGAGAAGGTGTTGGCCtacaag gtgcAGCCGCGTCGTAAGGagtccctcctcacctgtctctccgaCCTGTTCAACAGCATCGCCACGCAGAAGAAGAAAGTCGGCGTCATCCCGCCCAAGAAGTTCATCTCGCGGCTCAGAAAAGAAAACG aGCTGTTTGACAACTACATGCAGCAGGACGCCCACGAATTCCTCAACTACCTCCTCAACACCATCGCTGACCTCCTCCAGGAGGCGAAGAGCCAGGAGCGACAGCAGAACGGAAAGCTGGTGcagaatggaggaggagggacgggaggaggaggaagtgagggaggaggagagggagaaggaggaaaggagacgcAACAGACTTGGGTCCACGAGATCTTCCAAGGAACTCTGACCAACGAGACGCGCTGCCTCAACTGTGAAGCT GTGAGCAGTAAAGACGAGGACTTCCTGGACCTCTCGGTGGACGTGGAGCAGAACACCTCCATCACGCACTGCCTCAG ggGCTTCAGCAACACAGAGACGCTGTGCAGTgaatataaatactactgtgAGCAGTGTCGCAGCAAACAGGAAGCCCAGAAGAG GATGCGCGTGAAGAAGCTGCCGATGATCCTCGCCCTCCACCTGAAGCGCTTCAAGTACATGGACCAGCTGCACCGCTACACCAAGCTGTCCTACCGCGTCGTCTTCCCCCTGGAGCTCCGCCTCTTCAACACGTCGGGCGACGCCACCAACCCCGACCGGATGTACGACCTGGTGGCCGTCGTGGTGCACTGCGGCAG CGGACCCAACCGAGGTCATTACATCACCATCGTGAAGAGCCACGGCTTCTGGCTGCTGTTTGACGACGACATCGTGGAG AAGATCGACGCCCAGGCGATCGAGGAGTTCTACGGCCTGACGTCGGACATCTCCAAGAACTCTGAGTCGGGCTACATCCTGTTCTACCAGTCCAGAGACTGA
- the usp12b gene encoding ubiquitin carboxyl-terminal hydrolase 12 isoform X2, with protein sequence MQQDAHEFLNYLLNTIADLLQEAKSQERQQNGKLVQNGGGGTGGGGSEGGGEGEGGKETQQTWVHEIFQGTLTNETRCLNCEAVSSKDEDFLDLSVDVEQNTSITHCLRGFSNTETLCSEYKYYCEQCRSKQEAQKRMRVKKLPMILALHLKRFKYMDQLHRYTKLSYRVVFPLELRLFNTSGDATNPDRMYDLVAVVVHCGSGPNRGHYITIVKSHGFWLLFDDDIVEKIDAQAIEEFYGLTSDISKNSESGYILFYQSRD encoded by the exons ATGCAGCAGGACGCCCACGAATTCCTCAACTACCTCCTCAACACCATCGCTGACCTCCTCCAGGAGGCGAAGAGCCAGGAGCGACAGCAGAACGGAAAGCTGGTGcagaatggaggaggagggacgggaggaggaggaagtgagggaggaggagagggagaaggaggaaaggagacgcAACAGACTTGGGTCCACGAGATCTTCCAAGGAACTCTGACCAACGAGACGCGCTGCCTCAACTGTGAAGCT GTGAGCAGTAAAGACGAGGACTTCCTGGACCTCTCGGTGGACGTGGAGCAGAACACCTCCATCACGCACTGCCTCAG ggGCTTCAGCAACACAGAGACGCTGTGCAGTgaatataaatactactgtgAGCAGTGTCGCAGCAAACAGGAAGCCCAGAAGAG GATGCGCGTGAAGAAGCTGCCGATGATCCTCGCCCTCCACCTGAAGCGCTTCAAGTACATGGACCAGCTGCACCGCTACACCAAGCTGTCCTACCGCGTCGTCTTCCCCCTGGAGCTCCGCCTCTTCAACACGTCGGGCGACGCCACCAACCCCGACCGGATGTACGACCTGGTGGCCGTCGTGGTGCACTGCGGCAG CGGACCCAACCGAGGTCATTACATCACCATCGTGAAGAGCCACGGCTTCTGGCTGCTGTTTGACGACGACATCGTGGAG AAGATCGACGCCCAGGCGATCGAGGAGTTCTACGGCCTGACGTCGGACATCTCCAAGAACTCTGAGTCGGGCTACATCCTGTTCTACCAGTCCAGAGACTGA